A single genomic interval of Anopheles marshallii chromosome 2, idAnoMarsDA_429_01, whole genome shotgun sequence harbors:
- the LOC128715629 gene encoding uncharacterized protein LOC128715629: protein MKHLKALLVVLTVTHFPIVVFNTRIYVKHFQCVGHPYEITKLHYCHLETYRNGTQVAGVIVEILNNLQKVYVTGGLYIQYFRTRTQLLATTMEYCQETNSQLSVKNAAIKFALEYALQHFPQLLVDCPLQIGKLFNVTNVLVDDTLIPTFVIPGSYYVQLRVYNKRNQTVFSGWLDADIK, encoded by the exons ATGAAACATCTTAAAGCATTGTTAGTGGTGTTGACCGTAACTCATTTCCCGATTGTAGTGTTTAACACAAGG ATCTATGTGAAGCACTTTCAATGTGTAGGTCATCCCTATGAAATCACTAAACTCCACTACTGTCACCTGGAAACGTATCGCAACGGAACGCAGGTCGCGGGAGTGATTGTAGAAATTTTGAACAACTTGCAGAAAGTGTACGTTACCGGAGGCCTTTACATACAGTATTTTCGAACGCGCACGCAACTTTTGGCTACCACAATGGAGTACTGCCAGGAAACCAACAGCCAGCTATCAGTGAAAAATGCAGCAATAAAATTTGCTCTCGAGTATGCGCTACAGCATTTTCCTCAGCTGCTCGTAGACTGCCCTTTGCAAATCGGTAAGCTGTTCAACGTTACTAACGTGCTTGTTGATGACACTCTGATACCAACTTTTGTGATTCCGGGATCATATTATGTGCAGTTACGAGTATATAATAAACGAAATCAAACTGTGTTTAGTGGTTGGTTAGACGCTGATATCAAATAA